Proteins encoded in a region of the Corallococcus soli genome:
- a CDS encoding esterase/lipase family protein yields the protein MRLFSLPFLMLLSACTASRVAVPPPTGEEVTVFVHGYRGSFLTSTDAERERAWVSVGDVLSRGERSLALPFPGQRPAPRFGPLEADGPVTRFTVLPWVGQYEVYKGFLEFGRERLPGFVVFDYDWRQDNRETAKRLCALLDQLAESRGGKVKVNLVAHSMGGLVTLQCLRYGLGDDTGEPTWAGARHVKRVVFLGTPFRGAPGMFDDFTLGTPVGRNHALLSPDALFTFASAFQLLPAESDFFVDASGQPVDFDAYSPEAWSQGGWGVFQDVGLRTEPAYRAQLERMLAARAGLARSLADREGPPPPFRTLAVVGVGQTLIKSFRVIDGKPTFEDPIVATGDGSVLVTRAMPPSPLHVDRLETQADHMGMMGDEEVQEAVARFIAGD from the coding sequence ATGCGCCTGTTCTCGCTCCCGTTCCTGATGTTGCTGAGCGCCTGCACCGCCTCCCGCGTGGCGGTGCCCCCTCCCACGGGCGAGGAGGTGACGGTCTTCGTCCACGGCTACCGGGGCTCGTTCCTCACCTCGACGGACGCGGAGCGCGAGCGGGCCTGGGTGTCGGTGGGCGACGTGCTGTCGCGCGGGGAGCGCTCCCTGGCGCTGCCGTTCCCGGGCCAGCGGCCCGCGCCCCGGTTCGGCCCGCTCGAAGCGGACGGGCCGGTGACGCGCTTCACGGTGCTGCCGTGGGTGGGGCAGTACGAAGTCTACAAGGGGTTCCTGGAGTTCGGACGCGAGCGCCTGCCGGGCTTCGTCGTGTTCGACTACGACTGGCGCCAGGACAACCGGGAGACGGCGAAGCGGCTGTGCGCGCTGTTGGATCAACTGGCCGAGTCGCGCGGGGGCAAGGTGAAGGTGAACCTGGTGGCGCACAGCATGGGGGGGCTCGTCACCCTCCAGTGCTTGCGCTACGGGCTGGGCGACGACACGGGCGAGCCCACCTGGGCGGGCGCGCGGCACGTGAAGCGGGTGGTGTTCCTGGGCACGCCCTTCCGCGGGGCGCCGGGCATGTTCGACGACTTCACGCTGGGCACGCCGGTGGGCCGCAACCACGCGCTCCTGTCACCCGACGCGCTGTTCACCTTCGCGTCCGCGTTCCAGCTGCTCCCCGCCGAAAGCGACTTCTTCGTGGACGCGAGCGGTCAGCCGGTGGACTTCGACGCGTATTCGCCGGAGGCCTGGAGCCAGGGCGGGTGGGGCGTGTTCCAGGACGTGGGCCTGCGCACGGAGCCCGCGTACCGGGCGCAGCTGGAGCGCATGCTGGCGGCGAGGGCCGGCCTGGCCCGGTCGCTCGCGGACCGGGAGGGGCCCCCGCCGCCGTTCCGCACGCTGGCGGTGGTGGGCGTGGGGCAGACGTTGATCAAGTCCTTCCGGGTCATCGACGGGAAGCCCACGTTCGAGGACCCCATCGTCGCGACCGGCGACGGCTCCGTGCTCGTGACGCGCGCGATGCCCCCGTCGCCGCTCCACGTGGACCGGCTGGAGACGCAGGCGGACCACATGGGGATGATGGGCGACGAAGAGGTGCAGGAGGCCGTCGCGCGGTTCATCGCCGGAGACTGA
- a CDS encoding transposase: MELEQFRQEARRLKAGRRSGSLPFPEALRAFAVRYAEHTVAAGGTVTDAAQKLGVSGPTLYEWRKGRPAERCNRPG; the protein is encoded by the coding sequence GTGGAGCTGGAGCAGTTCCGTCAGGAAGCACGGCGATTGAAGGCCGGGCGGCGCAGTGGCTCCTTGCCGTTTCCCGAGGCGCTGCGCGCCTTCGCGGTGCGCTACGCCGAGCACACCGTGGCGGCGGGTGGGACGGTGACGGACGCGGCGCAGAAGCTGGGAGTGTCCGGGCCGACGCTCTACGAGTGGCGCAAGGGACGGCCCGCGGAGCGCTGTAACAGGCCGGGGTAA
- a CDS encoding glutathione S-transferase family protein: MLKVYGFSRVNKMARGKTRDLRVLWALEEMGLPYEVVGMDHPRHDLDTPAYRALNPFGQIPVLDDDGVVVTESGAILLYLARKSGKLMPRDLAGEAQVLRWCVAALNTIEVPILTAWFVDLNGGKGTKGSDALHQWGDMRLKQLDGWLAGREFVATDEFTVADLLMTHVLGAGTDESVVKDHPNVLAFQKRCIARPAWKKAFDAYCDRVEAG, from the coding sequence ATGCTCAAGGTCTACGGCTTCTCCCGAGTGAACAAGATGGCTCGCGGTAAGACCCGTGATTTGCGCGTGCTGTGGGCGCTGGAGGAGATGGGTCTGCCGTACGAGGTCGTGGGGATGGACCATCCGCGGCACGACCTCGATACGCCCGCGTATCGCGCGCTCAATCCGTTCGGACAGATTCCGGTGCTCGACGACGACGGCGTGGTCGTCACCGAGTCGGGCGCGATTCTGCTCTACCTTGCCCGCAAGAGCGGCAAGCTGATGCCGCGCGACCTTGCCGGCGAAGCGCAGGTACTGCGCTGGTGCGTCGCGGCCCTGAACACGATCGAAGTCCCCATCCTGACCGCGTGGTTCGTCGACCTGAACGGCGGCAAGGGCACCAAGGGGAGTGATGCGCTTCACCAATGGGGAGACATGCGCCTGAAGCAGCTCGACGGCTGGCTCGCTGGCAGAGAGTTCGTCGCGACCGACGAGTTCACGGTCGCGGACCTCTTGATGACACATGTGCTGGGCGCCGGCACCGACGAGAGTGTCGTCAAGGACCACCCAAACGTGCTCGCCTTCCAGAAGCGCTGCATCGCGCGCCCGGCTTGGAAGAAGGCGTTCGACGCCTACTGCGACCGCGTCGAGGCGGGCTGA
- a CDS encoding glycosyltransferase family 4 protein, with translation MSASAPRIAFAIETTLGNSVFLENLQRAMARRDDITPVWLPIDEHADDVWEQLPLSRSRLSVRGGLRTRFALRRALAREPLHALVVHTQRMAHLAHDFMRRVPSVISTDATPSGLEAYLQYYGMRSQHAGWSGRAKHLLHRRTYGLAKGMLSFSEFTRRSLVEEYGVPSAQVHVVWPSVDTTLWRPNPARRPRDGVVRLLFVGGDLGRKGGDLLLRWAWETRQRGWQLDVVTSLPFKAPPGVRVHVGVPPNSPELIALAQAADLFVLPTLADMSSWAIAEAKSAGLAVVTTASGGVGELVRDGVDGRIVPVGDYAALANALDALVARPDTLEAMGRESRRMAEERMDLDTTCARMIAFIRQVTGA, from the coding sequence ATGTCCGCGTCGGCCCCACGCATCGCGTTCGCCATTGAAACGACGCTCGGCAATTCGGTCTTCCTCGAGAACCTCCAGCGGGCCATGGCGCGGCGCGATGACATCACGCCGGTGTGGCTGCCCATCGACGAGCACGCGGATGACGTCTGGGAGCAGCTCCCGCTGTCGCGCTCCCGGCTGTCCGTGCGCGGCGGGCTGAGGACGCGGTTCGCGCTGCGGCGGGCACTCGCCCGGGAGCCCCTCCATGCGCTGGTCGTGCACACGCAGCGGATGGCGCACCTGGCCCACGACTTCATGCGCCGCGTGCCGAGCGTGATTTCGACGGACGCCACGCCCAGCGGCCTGGAGGCCTACCTCCAGTACTACGGGATGCGCTCCCAGCACGCCGGCTGGTCGGGCCGGGCGAAGCACCTGCTTCACCGCCGCACGTATGGACTCGCGAAGGGCATGTTGTCCTTTTCGGAGTTCACGCGGCGCTCGCTGGTGGAGGAGTACGGCGTGCCCTCCGCGCAGGTCCACGTCGTGTGGCCCAGCGTCGACACCACCCTGTGGCGCCCCAATCCGGCACGGCGTCCGCGCGACGGCGTGGTGCGCCTGCTCTTCGTGGGTGGGGACCTGGGCCGCAAGGGAGGTGACCTCCTGCTGCGCTGGGCCTGGGAGACGCGCCAGCGGGGCTGGCAGCTCGACGTGGTGACCTCCCTCCCCTTCAAAGCGCCGCCCGGCGTCCGCGTCCACGTGGGCGTCCCGCCCAACTCACCGGAGCTCATCGCGCTCGCGCAGGCCGCGGACCTCTTCGTGCTGCCGACGCTGGCGGACATGTCCTCCTGGGCCATCGCCGAGGCGAAGTCCGCGGGCCTCGCGGTGGTCACCACGGCCTCGGGCGGGGTGGGCGAGCTGGTGCGCGATGGGGTGGACGGGCGCATCGTGCCGGTGGGCGACTACGCGGCCCTCGCGAACGCCCTGGACGCGCTGGTGGCCCGGCCGGACACGCTGGAGGCCATGGGCCGCGAGTCCCGCCGGATGGCCGAGGAGCGGATGGACCTGGACACCACCTGCGCCCGGATGATCGCCTTCATCCGGCAGGTGACAGGCGCCTGA
- a CDS encoding hemolysin family protein: MLVLANGVFAGAELGLLSVRKTRLRELLEQGSKSAKAVAALRDDPERLLATVQIGITVIGATAAAFGGASIAQRLGVVLADMGVPEVTAHQVSLALVVALVSFLTLVLGELVPKSLALRFSEQYALTLGRPLKALAWLMRPLVWFLTASSNVVLKLFGDKTNFTESRLSPDELQQLVEEASKQGTLDPRAGEIASRAFELGDLTLGEVMVTREHVVALRRHANSEEIRQVLLEHGHSRMPVYEGTLDNVVGYIVAKDLLGVAWEAHLIVLEDVLRPPLFLVESMRAIAAMKEMQRRRMQLAVVVDEHGGVVGLVTVEDLVEELVGEILSESEMPEERVRREGPSQAVVQGEASLREVNRALGLELEESEDYSTVAGLCIALAGGAIPEPGAKLSMPDGTVLEVMEASPRRVRQVRFHLPPPLAQPEA, encoded by the coding sequence CTGCTGGTGCTCGCCAACGGCGTCTTCGCGGGCGCCGAGCTGGGGCTCCTGTCGGTGCGCAAGACGCGGCTGCGGGAGCTGCTGGAGCAGGGCAGCAAGTCCGCGAAGGCGGTGGCCGCGCTGCGGGATGATCCGGAGCGGCTGCTGGCCACCGTGCAGATTGGCATCACGGTGATTGGCGCCACGGCGGCGGCCTTCGGCGGCGCGAGCATCGCGCAGCGGCTGGGCGTGGTGCTGGCGGACATGGGGGTGCCGGAGGTGACGGCCCACCAGGTGTCCCTGGCCCTGGTGGTGGCGCTGGTGTCCTTCCTGACGCTGGTGCTGGGGGAGCTGGTGCCCAAGTCCCTGGCGCTGCGCTTCTCCGAACAGTACGCGCTGACGCTGGGCCGGCCGCTCAAGGCGCTCGCGTGGCTGATGCGGCCGCTGGTGTGGTTCCTCACGGCCAGCTCCAACGTGGTGCTGAAGCTCTTCGGGGACAAGACGAACTTCACCGAGTCCCGGCTGTCCCCGGACGAGCTGCAGCAGCTGGTGGAGGAGGCGTCGAAGCAGGGCACGTTGGATCCGCGCGCGGGGGAGATTGCCTCGCGGGCCTTCGAGCTGGGCGACCTGACGCTGGGCGAGGTGATGGTGACGCGCGAGCACGTGGTCGCGCTGCGGCGTCACGCGAACTCGGAGGAGATCCGCCAGGTGCTGCTGGAGCACGGGCACTCGCGGATGCCGGTGTACGAGGGCACGCTGGACAACGTGGTCGGCTACATCGTGGCCAAGGACCTGCTGGGCGTCGCCTGGGAGGCGCACCTCATCGTGCTGGAGGACGTGCTGCGCCCGCCCCTGTTCCTGGTGGAGTCCATGCGCGCCATCGCGGCGATGAAGGAGATGCAGCGCCGGAGGATGCAGCTGGCGGTGGTGGTGGACGAGCACGGCGGCGTCGTGGGGCTGGTGACGGTGGAGGACCTGGTGGAGGAGCTCGTCGGGGAGATCCTCAGCGAGTCGGAGATGCCCGAGGAGCGCGTGCGCCGCGAGGGCCCCAGCCAGGCCGTGGTGCAGGGCGAGGCGAGCCTGCGCGAGGTGAACCGCGCGCTGGGCCTGGAGCTGGAGGAGAGCGAGGACTACTCCACCGTCGCGGGCCTGTGCATCGCGCTGGCCGGAGGAGCCATTCCGGAGCCGGGCGCGAAGCTGTCCATGCCGGATGGTACCGTGCTGGAGGTGATGGAGGCGTCGCCGCGCCGGGTGCGCCAGGTGCGCTTCCACCTGCCACCGCCCCTCGCGCAGCCAGAGGCGTGA
- a CDS encoding response regulator, with protein sequence MGRLAVDDGVRKVLVVDDDADWREFLRVSLEDLGYETTEAADGQEALDSLRRGERFGVMLLDLNMPGMSGLEVVEKLPRVSTNPRIVFLTSAAAQDVGSALMSGPHYYLPKGASRDQLSLLLQSLGV encoded by the coding sequence TTGGGGCGACTCGCGGTGGATGACGGAGTTCGGAAGGTCCTGGTCGTGGACGACGACGCGGACTGGCGGGAGTTCCTCCGGGTGAGCCTGGAGGACCTCGGCTATGAGACCACCGAGGCGGCGGATGGCCAGGAGGCGCTGGACTCGCTCAGACGGGGCGAGCGCTTCGGGGTCATGCTGTTGGATCTGAACATGCCGGGCATGAGCGGCCTGGAGGTCGTGGAGAAGCTGCCACGGGTGTCAACCAACCCGCGCATCGTCTTCCTGACCTCGGCGGCGGCCCAGGATGTAGGCAGCGCACTCATGTCGGGTCCGCACTACTACCTGCCCAAGGGTGCGAGCCGCGACCAATTGTCGCTGCTCCTTCAATCGTTGGGGGTGTAG
- a CDS encoding metallophosphoesterase family protein, whose translation MPSLKLAHLSDLHLDMSRESDASAASLVKALATQDVDHVVVTGDLTHRGANAEFQRFREHFAPWMDTGRLTFIPGNHDRPGEDVGSRFMEGRKVHTVEKAGLFMVCVDSTGDHNRNYFSSHGELTEDVVTQVEAALSAAPPQTLVAVLLHHHVLPLPLESFPEWIATKVGLPHASELALGKTLLERVGGKCDLVLHGHRHVPHELALGAPAERPLRVFNSGSSTDLGRFRVFSHMAGRLVDEPTWCQAAEPAKPRTAVHNVRPALQYLVGQLGMALF comes from the coding sequence GCCCTCCTTGAAGCTGGCCCATCTCTCGGATCTCCACCTGGACATGAGCCGCGAGAGCGATGCGTCAGCGGCCTCCCTGGTGAAGGCCCTGGCGACCCAGGACGTTGATCACGTGGTGGTGACGGGCGACCTCACGCACCGCGGCGCCAACGCCGAGTTCCAGCGCTTCCGCGAACACTTCGCCCCGTGGATGGACACCGGGCGCCTCACCTTCATCCCCGGCAACCACGACCGTCCGGGAGAGGACGTGGGCAGCCGGTTCATGGAGGGTCGCAAGGTCCACACCGTGGAGAAGGCGGGCCTCTTCATGGTCTGCGTGGATTCCACCGGTGACCACAACCGGAACTATTTCTCCAGCCACGGGGAGCTGACGGAGGACGTCGTGACCCAGGTGGAGGCGGCCCTGTCCGCCGCGCCACCCCAGACGCTGGTCGCGGTGCTGCTGCACCACCACGTTCTGCCGCTGCCGCTGGAGAGCTTCCCGGAGTGGATCGCGACGAAGGTGGGCCTGCCGCACGCGTCCGAACTCGCCCTGGGCAAGACGCTGCTGGAGCGCGTGGGCGGCAAGTGCGACCTGGTGCTGCACGGCCACCGGCACGTCCCGCATGAGCTGGCCCTGGGCGCCCCTGCGGAGCGACCGCTGCGCGTCTTCAATTCGGGCAGCAGCACGGACCTGGGGCGCTTCCGCGTCTTCAGCCACATGGCCGGCCGTCTGGTGGACGAGCCGACGTGGTGCCAGGCGGCGGAGCCGGCGAAGCCGCGCACGGCGGTCCACAACGTGAGGCCCGCGCTCCAGTACCTGGTGGGCCAGCTGGGCATGGCGCTGTTCTAG